One window from the genome of Cucumis melo cultivar AY chromosome 10, USDA_Cmelo_AY_1.0, whole genome shotgun sequence encodes:
- the LOC107991990 gene encoding uncharacterized protein LOC107991990, with translation MDEQTNHQVQAVRQDVEGLKDQLAKILELLTTGRGKSVAGTSSGSFTSKRPSSPRMVDRTYPTSFPVQNPNSTTQQASHVSDPISTPIKRSGKKISEEHGSRRRLEFLEERLHVVEGGDMHGSIGTAQLCLISDVVILPKFKTPNFEKYNVTTCPKSHLVTYCRKMSAYAHDDKLLIHCFQDSLVGPTSRWYM, from the exons ATGGATGAGCAAACCAATCACCAGGTTCAAGCAGTTCGTCAAGACGTTGAAGGATTGAAAGATCAATTGGCAAAGATCCTCGAACTGCTTACTACTGGAAGAGGAAAGAGTGTTGCGGGGACTTCAAGTGGAA GTTTTACTTCTAAAAGGCCGTCTAGTCCACGCATGGTGGATAGGACATACCCTACATCCTTTCCTGTGCAAAATCCTAACTCGACCACCCAACAGGCATCCCATGTGAGCGATCCCATATCTACTCCAATTAAGAGAAGTGGTAAGAAAATTTCAGAAGAGCATGGTAGTAGAAGAAGATTGGAATTTCTAGAAGAAAGATTGCACGTCGTTGAAGGTGGAGACATGCACGGGAGTATTGGCACAGCACAACTATGTTTGATATCAGATGTGGTGATCCTTCCCAAATTCAAGACTCCAAATTTTGAGAAGTACAATGTAACCACATGCCCAAAAAGTCATCTAGTTACGTACTGTCGGAAAATGTCAGCTTATGCTCATGATGATAAATTGTTGATTCATTGTTTTCAAG